In Phenylobacterium hankyongense, the sequence GCGCGACCGGCAACGACCTGTCGACGCCCCGCCCGGAGTTCGGGTTCGAGGGGCTGAAGCCTGGCGACCGCTGGTGCCTGTGCGCGCCGCGCTGGAAGGAGGCGCTGGACGCCGGCGCCGCGCCGCAGGTGGTGCTGGACTCCACCCACGAGGAGACGCTGGCCATCGTGCCGTTGGGCGTCCTCAAGGACCACGCCGTCCAGGCGTGAGGCTCAGCTGAGCGGGTACTCCGCCTCCAGGCGGTAGTGGGCGCCCTCGCGGGCCAGGAAGCTGGAGTAGAGGCCGAAGCGCTCGATCGGGATCGGCGGCGATTTCAGCAGGTTGTTGGCCTGGATCCAGCGGGCGACATGGTCCGGCTCCGGGTGGCGCAGGTAGGCGAGCGTCAGGTGGGGCCGCCAGCGGCGTGACTCGCCCCTTATGCCCACGCGCCGCGCCGCCACCTCGCAGGCCCGGGCCAGGCGCTTCAGCGGCCGGTTCTCCTCCAGCCCCGCCCAGATCGCGTGGACGTCGCCGCCGTCGGCGAAGGCGCCGACGCCCTGCAGGGTGATCTCGAACGGCTCGCCGCGGATGGTCGAGAGCTCGGCGTCCAGGTCGCGGGCGATGTCCTCGCGGAGCTCGCCGTAGAACCGCAGCGTAATGTGCAACGCCTCCTGCGGCCGCCAGCGCGCGCCCTCCAGGCCCTGTTGGCGCGCCGCGAGCGCGATCCCGATCTCCTCGGGAACCGGAAGGGCGGCGAACAGGCGGATCATGCGCCTAGGTCTATCGCGCGGAGAGCCCTCGCGCCACGACCGGCGCCAGGCGCCGCGCGATCAGCTCCACCCCGGCGGCGTTGGGATGGACGCCGTCCGACTGGTTGAGGGCCGGGTTCAGCATCACCCCCTCCAGCATGTTCGGCACGTACAGCACGCCGTCGGCGCGGGCCACGCTGGTGAAGGCGGCGTCGAAGGCGGTGGCGTAGGGCCCGTCCAGCGCCGCCGGGAGCTTCAGGCCGGCGAGTACGACGGTGACGCCGCGGCCTTTGAGCCGATGGACGATCTTGTCGAGGTTAGCCTTGACCGCGGTGGGGTCGGCGCCTTGCAGCAGGTCGTTGCCGCCCAGGGCCACGATGCAGAGGTCGGTGCCGTGGGGCGCCGCGCTGTCGACCCGGGCCAGGCCGCCGGCCGTGGTGTCGCCGATAACCCCGGAGGGAACGACCTTGGCGGCCGCGCCCAGCCGGGCGAGTTCGCCCTGCAGGCGGGCGGGCAGGGCGTCAGGAGGCGGGAGCCCCCAGCCGGCGGTGATGGAATCCCCGAGGATCGCGACCTTGTGGAGCGCCGCGGCTTCGGCGGCCGGGGCCAGGACGGGGGTAAGGGCGAGGCTTGCGGCGGCGCACACCACCGCCCGGCGGGAAGCCGAAGATGAACTCATGGGCCCCATCTAAACGGATGAGGCGCCGGGCCAAGCCCCCTGCGCCGCTGCGCCGCAGGGGGCGGGCGCATGAACAACCCTTCATGGTGTAAGGCCTTGCTTCCGCCCGGCGCGAACCCGATATTCCGGTTTGCGTCCAATCGGGGCGCTTAATTCAAGGGCTTTGCCTCTCATGAGCGACTTCAACCGCGGCTACGCGCGCACGATCCCCGCGGATCGCGCCGACATGTCGGTGGACGCGGGACTTCGCAGCTTCATGCTCGGCGTCTACAACAAGGTGGCGCTGGGCCTGGTCCTCTCGGCCGGGCTGGCCTACCTGACGGGCGCCTATCCTCCGGTCCGCGACCTGATGTTCCGGGTCACCGCCGACGG encodes:
- a CDS encoding DUF2237 family protein → MTTRYDAEARNVLGKELKPCSLDPVTGFFRNGCCETGPHDLGMHTVCAVMTAEFLAFSRATGNDLSTPRPEFGFEGLKPGDRWCLCAPRWKEALDAGAAPQVVLDSTHEETLAIVPLGVLKDHAVQA
- the thpR gene encoding RNA 2',3'-cyclic phosphodiesterase → MIRLFAALPVPEEIGIALAARQQGLEGARWRPQEALHITLRFYGELREDIARDLDAELSTIRGEPFEITLQGVGAFADGGDVHAIWAGLEENRPLKRLARACEVAARRVGIRGESRRWRPHLTLAYLRHPEPDHVARWIQANNLLKSPPIPIERFGLYSSFLAREGAHYRLEAEYPLS
- a CDS encoding arylesterase, with the translated sequence MSSSSASRRAVVCAAASLALTPVLAPAAEAAALHKVAILGDSITAGWGLPPPDALPARLQGELARLGAAAKVVPSGVIGDTTAGGLARVDSAAPHGTDLCIVALGGNDLLQGADPTAVKANLDKIVHRLKGRGVTVVLAGLKLPAALDGPYATAFDAAFTSVARADGVLYVPNMLEGVMLNPALNQSDGVHPNAAGVELIARRLAPVVARGLSAR